CGGCGCTCAAAAATAAAGGTGTTCAGCTCGTGCTCGATGGTGTTGTCGACTATCTCCCGAGCCCACTTGATATTCCTAAACCAAAAGGTATTGACCCGGTAAGTGGAGATGAAATTACTCGCGAAGTATCCGATACCGAGTCGCTTTCAGCGCTTGCGTTCAAACTTCAAAGCGATCCGTTTGTGGGACAGCTCACTTTTTTCCGTGTCTACTCGGGAACACTTGAGTCAGGCTCATATTTATATAATTCAACAAAAGGAAAAACTGAACGTATCGGGCGGATCTTGAGAATGCATGCAAACCAGCGTGAGGAAGTGAAAAAGGTTTTTGCGGGTGAAATTGCCGCGGCAGTCGGACTTAAGGATACAATGACATCAGACACGCTCTGCGACGAAAATAATCCGATCATTCTTGAAAGGATTAAAGTTCCAGAACCAGTGGTGTCGCTTCGTATTGAACCGAAAACAAAAGCAGACCAGGAAAAAATGGGCATGGCGCTCTCACGTCTCGCTGCTGAAGACCCGACATTTCGCATTACCACCGACCCGGAGACGCTTGAAACGGTCATTTGGGGTATGGGAGAGCTTCACTTGGAAATTATCGTTGATCGTATGAAGCGCGAATTTACCGTGGAAGCAAATGTGGGCAAACCGCAAGTGGCATATCGCGAGACCATTACGAAAGAGGCGGAGGCGGAAGCAAAACATATCAAACAATCAGGAGGTCGCGGACAATATGGACACGTCAAAATTCGCATCAAACCGCTTGATATGTCGGGTTGGGCTGAAGAGAAAAAACAACCGAAGAATGTCAAACGCGAGCAAGGATTTGAGTTCATCAATAACATCAAGGTAGGGGTGGTGCCGCAAGAATTCATTCCGCCTATTGAAAAAGGCATCAAAGAAGGAATGGAGCGTGGCATACTCGCCGGATATAGGATGGTTGATATTTCAGCCGAGCTTTTTGATGGTTCTTACCACGATGTTGACTCATCCGAAATTGCATTTAAAATCGCGGGTTCGCAAGCACTTCAAGATGCGGCCCGGCGCGCAGGTCCGGTCATTCTTGAACCAGTGATGAAAGTCGAGGTGGTAACACCGGAGAAATTCATGGGTGATGTTACCGGCAATCTCTCTTCCAAGCGCGGACAGATCGAAGGGATGGAAGAGCGCGGTATGAATAAGGCGATCAAAGCAAAAGTTCCGCTCTCGGAAATGTTCGGCTATATCACGACCCTCCGCTCGATGACCGAAGGCCGCGCAAGCTTCACGATGGAATTTGATCACTATGAGATTGTGCCTACAAATGTGGCGACGGGGATTATCGAGGCGAGGAAGTAATCCTTTTTCGAAATTTAAATTTGAACTAAAAACAGTGGCTATACAGCCACTGTTTTTAGTTTGGGGGTTTGATACAATAAATATCAAATGTTCACTATGGATATTCCCAATAAAAACACCCGAGCCCTTGCTCTGAAAGCAAAACTTGATGTTCCTATGGCGATTCTTGCAATCATCTGGGTTGTGGTTATTGTGGCGAGCTTGATTCTCGAAGAAAATAACTCCATAAAAAATTCTCTCGATGGACTTGATTGGATCATTTGGTTTGTTTTTCTTGTCGAATATTTTACACTTGTTTTTCTTGCCGAAGAGAAAATATATTATATTCGCCGCAATATTCTCGATCTCATTATTGTTTTTTTGCCGGCGCTTCGTATTTTGCGTATCGCAAGAGCGCTAGAAATATTCAAAAGCGCAACGGTTTTTTCTGAAACCTTTCGAGAACTATCGCTATTTTTACATCATAAAAAGATTTACAATCTTTTATTCCTGGCATTTTTTGTCACCACTACGGGGGGAGTATTAATTCACCTCGTAGAAGCTCCATCAAACCCAATTTTCGAACGATATGCCCATTCTTTTTGGTGGGCGATGGCCACCATGTTTACATTCGGCCATAGCGGTATTTCCCCAGTGAGTTCTGCCGGTCAAACAATTGGCGTAATTTTAGCGCTTTTTGGTGCGGGTTTTGCCCTTTATTTCGCATTCGCCCTGGTTTCTTGGATTGCCAAGAGAAATAATTCAAGAAATTTACAGGGATAATTCTGTAATAATGAATTTAATTATCCAAAGCGAGGCTTTGGAAGTAACTCCGTAGAGAAAAAATGGACCACTTTTTATTGCCAAGAACCAGGGTCACCAATCGCAGTGCAATCATTAATAGTTGATGCAGAGGTATTTCGAAGTGTTGGATCAGAGCACGGAATGAGTCTAGGATATAATATGTGACATTCACCAGGAGATCCAAGAGGGTCGGCTGGATATGTGCCAGCAGGGCACTCTGTTTTGTTAGGGTCTAAGTCAATCGAGAGGTATACATATTGACCGCAACTACTACTGCCGGGATTATGAAATGTCCAATATTCATAGTCATGTTTGGACGGTTCGGGGTCCTGAACGGTCCCTGTTAAGTATCCTTTTTCATAAAGTGGAAGGAGCCATTCGGGGTCAGTGGATCCATCGTTTTGCGTTGATCCCATCCACGAGTGACATGGAAAATGTCCGTAATCTTTATAATAAAGGAAGAGGGCGGTGGTAATTTGTTCCACATCACTCAGCCGTTTTATGTCATAAGCTTTGTTCCGAAATCCACTGAAAATACCCACAACCACACCAGAAATAAGTCCCATTATTACAATAACGACAAGCATCTCTAAAATAGTAAATCCTCTATCTTTCTTGGATATAATCATTATCGCGCTTTTAATTCTTACTCTTTTGGTTTTTGTGTAACTAGATTACAATATTTATTACATAATCATAACATACCAAATAACTTAGCATGTTGCATTATTCGCCCAAACACCCAATCATTTCTACAAAGGTCTCCCCTTTCGTAGGACACCTCCTATAATGTAGTGTTATTTTACGTCATTTATTGTGGGGAGTTGACTATATTTTGTGTTTTGTTATGATGATGGTTACCGCATTTTTGCGCTATTTTTTGTTTGTGGAAATTAATAAAATAGTTAAAAAGTCGATAAAATTATTAGCAATTTATATAATTACATTTAGCGGAGAGAGTTCAGTTATCCGTTCTCGCGGGTTGAACCCTCAACACTAGGTACATAAATACTATGGCAGAAGCATTTGATCGGTCGAAGCCGCACGTTAACGTAGGCACTATCGGCCACGTTGACCACGGCAAGACCACACTAACCGCCGCGATTCTCAATGTTTTGAATCTCGCGGGCAATAAAGTAAAGCTCAAGTCTGTTGACCAGATCGACTCGGCTCCTGAAGAAAAAGCGCGCGGTATCACCATCGCTCTTTCGCACAACGAGTATGAGACCGCCACACGCCACTATGCTCACATCGATGCTCCAGGACACGCTGACTACATCAAGAACATGATTACCGGTGCTGCTCAAATGGACGGTGCTATCTTGGTTGTTGCCGCGACTGACGGCGTAATGCCCCAGACTCGTGAGCACATCCTTCTTGCAAAACAAGTTGGAGTTCCTAAAATCATTGTTTTCCTTAACAAAGTTGATATGGTTCCTGATCCGGAACTCATCGATCTTGTTGAAGAAGAAGTTCGCGAGTTGCTTACCAAATATGACTACGACGGGAAAAATGCACCAATTATCCGCGGATCAGGACTTAAGGGTCTTGAGGCAAAGAAAGTTGATGATGAATGGGCAAAGAAAATTCTTGAGCTTACTAAAGCGCTTGATGAGTACATTCCTGTTCCTGAACGTGATGTCAAAAAGCCATTCTTGATGCCTGTCGAAGACGTGTTCTCTATTGAAGGACGCGGAACCGTGGTTACCGGTCGAGTGGAACGAGGTACTATCAAAGTAGGTGATGAAGTTGAAATTGTTGGTCTTAAGGATACCGTAAAGACAACTATCACTGGCATTGAAATGTTCAACAAATCGCTCAACGAAGCTATAGCTGGCGACAATGCAGGTATCCTTCTCCGTGGTACCAAGAAAGAAGATGTTACGCGCGGACAAGTTATTGCA
The sequence above is drawn from the bacterium genome and encodes:
- the fusA gene encoding elongation factor G — protein: MERDYPLEKIRNIGIIAHIDAGKTTTTERVLYYTGRSHKIGEVHEGDTVMDWMEQERERGITITSAATTCFWTPTYLDSKDESKKYRFNVIDTPGHIDFTIEVKRSLRVLDGAVVVFDGVAGVEPQSETNWRYADEGKVPRICFINKLDRTGGSFEKSFASILDRLTKNAVRMQIPIGEEEKHEGVVDLLKMKAYYFEGEMGMTVREAEIPEHLKANAKKFHNELIEKIVEQDEPLMEDFLAGKEIPVAELKKVLRKATIANDIVPVFTGSALKNKGVQLVLDGVVDYLPSPLDIPKPKGIDPVSGDEITREVSDTESLSALAFKLQSDPFVGQLTFFRVYSGTLESGSYLYNSTKGKTERIGRILRMHANQREEVKKVFAGEIAAAVGLKDTMTSDTLCDENNPIILERIKVPEPVVSLRIEPKTKADQEKMGMALSRLAAEDPTFRITTDPETLETVIWGMGELHLEIIVDRMKREFTVEANVGKPQVAYRETITKEAEAEAKHIKQSGGRGQYGHVKIRIKPLDMSGWAEEKKQPKNVKREQGFEFINNIKVGVVPQEFIPPIEKGIKEGMERGILAGYRMVDISAELFDGSYHDVDSSEIAFKIAGSQALQDAARRAGPVILEPVMKVEVVTPEKFMGDVTGNLSSKRGQIEGMEERGMNKAIKAKVPLSEMFGYITTLRSMTEGRASFTMEFDHYEIVPTNVATGIIEARK
- a CDS encoding ion channel, coding for MFTMDIPNKNTRALALKAKLDVPMAILAIIWVVVIVASLILEENNSIKNSLDGLDWIIWFVFLVEYFTLVFLAEEKIYYIRRNILDLIIVFLPALRILRIARALEIFKSATVFSETFRELSLFLHHKKIYNLLFLAFFVTTTGGVLIHLVEAPSNPIFERYAHSFWWAMATMFTFGHSGISPVSSAGQTIGVILALFGAGFALYFAFALVSWIAKRNNSRNLQG
- a CDS encoding prepilin-type N-terminal cleavage/methylation domain-containing protein codes for the protein MIISKKDRGFTILEMLVVIVIMGLISGVVVGIFSGFRNKAYDIKRLSDVEQITTALFLYYKDYGHFPCHSWMGSTQNDGSTDPEWLLPLYEKGYLTGTVQDPEPSKHDYEYWTFHNPGSSSCGQYVYLSIDLDPNKTECPAGTYPADPLGSPGECHILYPRLIPCSDPTLRNTSASTINDCTAIGDPGSWQ
- the tuf gene encoding elongation factor Tu, translating into MAEAFDRSKPHVNVGTIGHVDHGKTTLTAAILNVLNLAGNKVKLKSVDQIDSAPEEKARGITIALSHNEYETATRHYAHIDAPGHADYIKNMITGAAQMDGAILVVAATDGVMPQTREHILLAKQVGVPKIIVFLNKVDMVPDPELIDLVEEEVRELLTKYDYDGKNAPIIRGSGLKGLEAKKVDDEWAKKILELTKALDEYIPVPERDVKKPFLMPVEDVFSIEGRGTVVTGRVERGTIKVGDEVEIVGLKDTVKTTITGIEMFNKSLNEAIAGDNAGILLRGTKKEDVTRGQVIAKSGSVTPHTEFEAKIYVLSKDEGGRHTPFFTGYKPQFYIRTTDVTGDVTLPAGTEMVMPGDTPPSLTVKLVAPVALEADQRFAIREGGKTVGAGVVTKVIK